From Solidesulfovibrio carbinoliphilus subsp. oakridgensis, the proteins below share one genomic window:
- a CDS encoding ABC-type transport auxiliary lipoprotein family protein: MKPYQLMGRLAIVALLAASLSGCFGKPPPPQRYLRVDLEETPCPGSNSQQHRLPLGFKPLTALENLDRTSVLTARDQVLSASLEYYWEGAPQDVVGQALRRGIECQSTAVTPVDYQPRVEHDAVLTGQVTAFNVEETEGGRFVVSVHLDLWSKNLGTRIATGEFNAYAPLENFNGDTIARAASNALGRVVPKVVDWLDVGLPKIQKAVSRQ, translated from the coding sequence ATGAAGCCATACCAGTTGATGGGCCGCCTGGCGATTGTCGCCCTGCTCGCGGCCAGCCTGTCGGGATGTTTCGGCAAGCCTCCCCCGCCCCAGCGCTATCTGCGGGTGGACCTGGAGGAGACCCCGTGCCCGGGTTCCAACAGCCAGCAGCACCGGCTGCCGCTCGGATTCAAGCCGTTGACGGCCCTTGAGAACCTGGATCGGACCTCGGTTTTGACCGCACGCGACCAAGTCCTCTCCGCCAGCCTCGAATACTATTGGGAAGGCGCGCCCCAGGACGTGGTGGGCCAGGCCTTGCGCCGGGGCATCGAATGCCAGTCCACGGCCGTCACCCCGGTCGATTACCAGCCGCGCGTGGAGCACGACGCGGTCCTGACCGGCCAGGTCACGGCCTTTAACGTGGAGGAGACTGAGGGCGGCCGGTTCGTGGTCTCGGTCCACCTCGACCTGTGGAGCAAGAATCTCGGGACCCGCATTGCCACCGGCGAATTCAATGCCTATGCCCCGCTCGAGAATTTCAACGGCGACACCATCGCCCGGGCCGCGTCCAATGCCCTGGGCCGGGTCGTGCCCAAGGTGGTGGACTGGCTGGATGTCGGGCTGCCCAAAATCCAGAAAGCGGTTTCCCGCCAGTGA
- a CDS encoding ABC transporter permease, translated as MKKAGNDTATLVWLVTGLLACARASLSPLTRVKTYQRSRIWSHMAWIGADSLPIISIISACVGIILALQAATQLEKVGALSYVANLVGFSIITELGPLLTCLILAGRAGAAFTAEIATMQISEEIDALEVMGLDPVRFLVWPKFLAMCVMAPLLTLWGDAVGITAGGVFSALFLGLAGKAYFLQTAHFLTMRDLLAGLVKSAGFGVAITIVSCWQGFLAKEGAADVGRRTTKAVVESIFLMILLDLFFTALNYSFR; from the coding sequence ATGAAAAAGGCCGGCAACGACACCGCAACCCTGGTCTGGCTGGTCACAGGACTGCTGGCCTGCGCCCGGGCGTCCCTGTCCCCGCTGACCCGGGTCAAGACCTACCAGCGCTCCCGCATCTGGAGCCACATGGCCTGGATCGGCGCGGACTCGCTGCCGATCATCAGCATCATCTCGGCCTGCGTCGGCATCATCCTGGCCTTGCAGGCGGCCACCCAGCTCGAAAAGGTCGGGGCTTTGAGCTACGTGGCCAATCTGGTCGGCTTTTCCATCATCACCGAACTGGGGCCGCTTCTGACCTGCCTCATCCTGGCCGGCCGGGCCGGGGCCGCCTTTACGGCCGAGATCGCGACCATGCAGATTTCCGAGGAGATCGACGCCCTGGAGGTCATGGGCCTCGATCCGGTACGGTTTCTGGTCTGGCCGAAGTTTCTCGCCATGTGCGTCATGGCGCCGCTGTTGACCCTTTGGGGCGACGCGGTCGGCATCACGGCCGGGGGGGTCTTTTCCGCCCTGTTCCTCGGCCTGGCCGGCAAGGCCTATTTTCTCCAGACCGCCCACTTCCTGACCATGCGCGACCTTCTGGCCGGGCTCGTCAAAAGCGCCGGCTTTGGCGTGGCCATCACCATCGTTTCCTGCTGGCAGGGGTTTTTGGCCAAGGAGGGGGCGGCGGACGTGGGCCGGCGCACCACCAAGGCCGTGGTGGAGTCCATCTTCCTCATGATCCTTTTGGATTTGTTTTTTACGGCCCTCAATTATAGCTTCCGGTAA
- a CDS encoding MlaD family protein, whose product MMLTAKASKAEYMKAFGTLFLGLCLLGGFMIVLGGHWFWVKYDPYDIRFTSVKDLSPGRTVKYAGLDIGRVKSIDLDPEDPHFISVRIDVRKDFPLFEGTVARIGQKGLVGDYYVLLELRGQPGARLQPGAMLPAVNTMDMQELAAKAGDLLDDIRPKIKEIADNIARLFTEENTEALRRALEGTPQLVEDLRRAANDFRTNWATLSAKGGKAADSLDQSLRRIDKAVGSVEKELNKTLVTYRNQGEHVGALIKDVRQGFNYDQENLEVILKNLNRTSRDLKELMSRLRERPWELLRPPSGSGR is encoded by the coding sequence ATGATGCTGACGGCAAAGGCGAGCAAGGCGGAATACATGAAGGCTTTCGGGACGCTTTTCCTCGGGCTGTGCCTGCTCGGCGGGTTCATGATCGTCCTTGGCGGCCACTGGTTCTGGGTCAAATACGACCCCTACGACATCCGGTTCACCTCGGTCAAAGACCTGAGCCCCGGCCGGACCGTCAAGTACGCGGGCCTGGACATCGGCCGGGTGAAATCCATCGACCTCGACCCGGAGGACCCCCACTTCATCAGCGTCCGGATCGACGTGCGCAAGGACTTTCCGCTCTTTGAAGGCACGGTGGCCCGCATCGGCCAAAAGGGGCTGGTTGGCGACTACTACGTGCTCCTGGAACTGCGGGGCCAGCCCGGGGCCCGTCTGCAGCCCGGGGCCATGCTCCCGGCCGTGAACACCATGGACATGCAGGAACTGGCGGCCAAGGCCGGCGACCTCCTGGACGACATCCGGCCGAAGATCAAAGAGATCGCGGACAACATCGCCAGGCTTTTCACGGAGGAGAATACCGAAGCCCTGCGCCGGGCCCTGGAAGGCACGCCCCAGCTCGTGGAAGACCTGCGCCGGGCGGCCAACGATTTCCGCACCAACTGGGCCACCCTGTCCGCCAAGGGCGGCAAGGCGGCCGACTCCCTGGACCAGTCGCTACGGCGCATCGACAAGGCGGTCGGCTCGGTCGAGAAGGAACTCAATAAAACCCTGGTCACCTATCGCAACCAAGGCGAGCATGTCGGCGCCCTTATCAAAGACGTGCGCCAGGGTTTCAATTACGACCAGGAAAACCTGGAAGTCATCCTCAAAAACCTCAACCGGACGAGCCGGGACCTGAAGGAACTCATGAGCCGCCTGCGCGAGCGGCCCTGGGAACTGCTCCGGCCGCCCTCGGGAAGTGGAAGATGA
- a CDS encoding ABC transporter ATP-binding protein, with the protein MSGRLESPDITLEDISVGYGDRVVLSGIDTVLPGGRISVILGGSGSGKSTLLRNIIGLVPIQTGRILLAGRDMAEMGPEDRLEMRRRMGVLFQDGALLGSLPLGENIALPLREHTDLSNSLIEEVVGMKLKLVGLADFIGYFPSELSGGMRKRAGLARAMALDPAVLLCDEPTSGLDPVTAADMDQLVLELKATFNMTIVVVSHDLQSLRAIADHVVVVNQGRMLFEGPPDALAASEDPFIVQFLSRQPSRESRILDGPWAERTGEHPPPAAPGGTSGTAAATAPPASPAAPAASSGTESATAPQSASGAAAGITNGGA; encoded by the coding sequence GTGTCGGGACGCCTGGAATCGCCGGATATCACCCTTGAGGACATCAGCGTCGGCTACGGCGACCGCGTGGTTCTCTCGGGCATCGACACCGTCCTGCCCGGCGGCAGGATCAGCGTCATCCTCGGCGGCTCCGGCAGCGGCAAGTCCACGCTGTTGCGCAACATCATCGGCCTCGTGCCCATTCAAACCGGCCGCATCCTCCTGGCCGGCCGGGACATGGCGGAGATGGGGCCGGAAGATCGCCTGGAGATGCGCCGCCGCATGGGGGTGCTTTTCCAGGACGGGGCCCTCCTCGGCTCCCTGCCCCTCGGGGAAAACATCGCCCTGCCCCTTCGCGAGCACACCGATCTGAGCAATTCGCTCATCGAGGAAGTGGTCGGCATGAAGCTGAAGCTCGTGGGGCTGGCCGATTTCATCGGGTATTTTCCGAGCGAGCTGTCCGGCGGCATGCGCAAGCGGGCCGGACTGGCCCGGGCCATGGCCCTGGACCCGGCCGTGCTCCTGTGCGACGAGCCGACTTCCGGCCTCGATCCCGTCACGGCCGCGGACATGGACCAGCTCGTCCTCGAACTCAAGGCCACCTTCAACATGACCATCGTGGTGGTCAGCCACGATCTCCAGAGCCTGCGCGCCATCGCCGACCACGTGGTGGTCGTCAACCAGGGCCGGATGCTCTTCGAGGGGCCGCCCGACGCCCTGGCCGCGTCCGAGGACCCGTTTATCGTGCAGTTCCTGAGCCGCCAGCCGTCCCGGGAGAGCCGCATCCTGGACGGCCCCTGGGCGGAGAGGACCGGGGAACACCCCCCGCCGGCCGCGCCGGGAGGCACGTCCGGGACGGCGGCCGCGACCGCGCCGCCAGCAAGCCCGGCTGCGCCCGCCGCCTCGTCCGGGACCGAATCCGCAACCGCGCCGCAGTCCGCATCCGGGGCCGCGGCCGGGATCACCAACGGGGGGGCATGA